The sequence below is a genomic window from Thioclava nitratireducens.
CACCTCCGGAGCAAGCGAGATGATCTTCATGAAGTTCTTCGCACGCAGCTCACGCACGACCGGCCCGAAGATACGGGTGCCGACCGGCTCGCCCGCGTTGTTCAGGATGACGGCGGCGTTGCGGTCGAAACGGATGGCGGTGCCATCGTCGCGACGAACTTCTTTGGCGGTGCGCACGACGACGGCCTTGCGGACGTCACCTTTCTTCACGCGGCCGCGCGGGATCGCTTCCTTGACCGACACCACAATGATGTCGCCCACGGATGCGTAACGGCGGTGCGAGCCGCCGAGGACCTTGATGCACTGAACCCGGCGAGCGCCGGAGTTGTCAGCAACATCCAGATTGGTCTGCATCTGGATCATGGGGTTACTCCCGACCTTTGGGGACGCCTATGCAGTAAGGGCCCCAGGGTTTCGAATACTGGCGAAATGGCCGCGGCTTACGCCGTGACCACAACCCGCCAGCGCTTGGTCTTCGAGATCGGCGCGCACTCTTCGATGCGAACAATGTCACCGGTCTTGAACTGGTTTTCCGCGTCGTGGGCGCGGTATTTCTTGGACTTCCGGATCGTTTTCTTGAGAACCGGATGCGTGAAGCGGCGCTCGACCGAAACGGTGATGGTCTGGTCGTTCTTGTCCGACGTCACGGTACCTTGCAGGATGCGTTTGGGCATAGGAAGCTCTCCTTACTTCGCGGCTTCAGCGGCTTTTTGGTTCAGCACGGTCTTGATCCGTGCAACGTCCCGACGAACGGTACGCATGCGCGCGGTGTTCTCGAGCTGGTTCGTGGCCTGCTGAAAGCGGAGATTGAAGGCTTCTTTCTTCAGCGAGACGAGCTGGTCACGCAGCTCATCAGGCGTCTTCGCCTTGAGTTCTTGGGCGTTCATCCCGGGTCCTTTCTTGGCATCAGAGGGCCCCTCGCGGGTGACCCTACTTCTGATGGGTTATGTCGGTCCTGATTTCAGGAACTTGGGGCCAATATCAGAGCGAATCGAATATGGCAAGGATTGTTTGGCCTCCGGCCCGCTTTCGCGTAACAGGGGGGTAAATCCACGCCCAGTTGCGAGAGCCCCCAATGCCCGAGTCCAAATCCCAGATCGAGTCCCTTTTCGTCACCCGCCTCTACCGCGCCTCCCTATCCGAATTCGGCCCCAAGGTCGATACGAACGAGCTGGAGACCTCGTGCTACGCCATCGCCGAGGACGACGAAGCCGGTCAGGACTGGTGCGAGGAGAACGGCTATCCGGGCTATACCTCCTACGCCTCGCTCACCGACCTGCCCTGGCGCTTCCCGATCTTCGCGGACATAGTGAAGGCGCTCGACAAGCACGTTGCGGCCTTTGCCAAAGATCTCGAATTCGATCTGGGCGAGGGTAAGCTGGTGCTGGAAGACCTCTGGATCAACATCCTGCCCGAAGGCGGCACCCACAGCTCGCACCTGCACCCCCATTCGGTGATCTCGGGCACGACCTATGTCGCAATGCCCGACGGCGCCTCAGCGCTGAAGCTGGAAGACCCGCGCAGCGCCCGGATGATGGCGGCCCCTACCCGCCTCAAGACCGCCCGGCGCGAGCTGCAGCCCTTCATCTACATCGCCCCCGAACCGGGTGAGGTGCTGCTCTGGGAAAGCTGGCTGCGCCACGAGGTACCGATGAACACGGCCGAAGACGAGCGGATCTCGGTCAGCTTCAATTACAAATGGGTCGACTGAGCCCGGCGCTTTGATCGCCATCATAGCCAAGCCGCATCTCACCTGATTTTCTTGCTGCGCAACCAGACACCGGGAGCGCAGCATGAAAACACTCGTCGCCTATGCCTCGACCGAGGGGCAAACCCGCAAAATCGCGCGGCACGTCGCCGACCGCATCGCGGATCTGGGTCACTCCGCGGAATTGATTTCCACCGATGAGGCCGAAGGGATGGATCTCGGCCGGTTCGACCGGATCGTCCTCGCGGCCTCGATCCATGTCGGACATTATCAGGGTCGCTTCGCGGATTTCGTCGCCGAACAACGCGATATCATCAAGAACCGCCCGAACCTCTTTCTCTCGGTCTCGCTGGCCGCCGCCGGTCATGACGCAGAGGATTGGCGCGCCCTCGACAAAATCCTGAAGGACTTCGAAGCGGCGACCGGCTGGACGCCGGATCTGACGGAACAGATCGCGGGCGCCTATCTGCCGTCGAGATACGATATTTTCCGCCGGTTCGTGATGCGCCGGATCGTGGCGAAGAAAAATCCCGATGCCGATCTCGATGCAGATATCGAATATACCGACTGGAAGGCACTGGACGCGCTGATCGACGGCTGGATTTCCGACGGCGCCTGATCGCAGCGCCAGATACGCAAAAGCCCCGCCATCGCTGGCGGGGCTTTCGTTTGTCTTCAGCTTCAGACCGGGATTACCAGTCCTGACGCTCGACGATGCGGCAGGCCACCGGAAGCTTGGCCGCGCCGAGGCGCAGAGCCTCGCGAGCGGTCACTTCGTTGACGCCGTCGATCTCGAACATCACGCGGCCGGGCTTGACCTTGGCGGCCCAACGGTCGACCGAACCCTTACCTTTACCCATACGGACTTCGGTGGGCTTTGCGGTGATCGGGGTATCCGGGAAGATCCGGATCCAGACACGGCCTTGACGCTTCATGTGGCGGGTGATCGCACGACGCGCAGCTTCGATCTGACGGGCGGTGACGCGCTCGGGCGCCTCTGCCTTGAGGCCGAAGTGACCGAAGTTCAGGTCGAAACCACCTTTGGCTTCACCATGAATCCGGCCTTTGTGCATCTTGCGGAACTTCGTCCGTTTCGGTTGCAGCATAACTATCTACTCCCTCAGCGATCGCGACGCGGGCCGCGCGGTGCCGGGCCCTCTTGGGCTTCGGCGTGCTTGCGGTCACGAGCTTGCGGATCATGTTCCATGATCTCGCCTTTGAAGATCCAGACCTTCACGCCGATGATCCCGTAGGGGGTCGACGCTTCGGACAGCGCGTAGTCGATGTCGGCACGCAGGGTGTGCAGCGGAACGCGACCTTCGCGATACCACTCGGTCCGTGCGATCTCGGCGCCGCCCAGACGGCCAGCGACGTTCACGCGGATACCAAGACCACCCATGCGCATCGCGTTCTGCACCGCGCGCTTCATGGCGCGACGGAACGAGACACGACGCTCGAGCTGCTGAGCGATCGACTCGGCAACCAGCTGCGCGTCGAGTTCCGGCTTGCGGACTTCGACAATGTTCAGGTGCAGCTCGCTGTCGGTGAAGTTCGCCAGCTTCTTGCGGAGCGCTTCGATGTCAGCGCCCTTCTTGCCGATGATGACGCCCGGACGCGCAGCGTGAATGGTCACGCGGCACTTCTTGTGCGGACGCTCGATGATGACACGGCTGACGCCGGCCTGCTTGGCTTCCTCGTGGATGAACTCGCGGATCTTGATGTCCTCGAGCAGCAGGTCGCCGTAGTCCTTGCTGTCGGCATACCAGCGGCTATCCCAGGTGCGGTTGACCTGGAGGCGCATGCCGATCGGATTAACCTTCTGACCCATTACGCTTGCTCCTCAACCTGACGCACCTTGATGGTGATTTCCGAGAACGGCTTCATGATCTTGCCGAAGCGACCACGCGCCCGCGGACGGCCACGCTTCATCACCAGGTTCTTGCCGACCCAGGCTTCCGCCACGATGAGTTCGTCCACGTCCAGGCCGTGGTTGTTCTCTGCGTTGGCGATCGCCGACTGGAGGCACTTCTTCACGTCGAGCGCGATGCGCTTCTTCGAGAAGGTCAGGTCCGAAAGGGCCTTGTCGACCTTCTTTCCACGGATCATCGCGGCGACGAGGTTCAGTTTCTGCGGCGAGGTGCGAAGCATACGGGTCTTCGCCATCGCTTCGTTCTCCGCCACGCGGCGCGGATTCTTTTCCTTACCCATGACGATTACTTCCTCTTGGCTTTTTTATCGGCCGCATGCCCGTAATAGGTGCGGGTCGGCGAATATTCACCGAACTTCTGGCCGATCATTTCCTCGGTGACGTTGACCGGGATGTGTTTCTGACCGTTGTAGACCCCAAAGGTGAGGCCGACGAATTGCGGCAGGATGGTGGAGCGACGCGACCAGATCTTGATGACGTCGCCTTTGCCCGACTCGCGAGCCTTCTCTGCTTTTTTCAGCAGGTAGGCATCAACGAAGGGGCCTTTCCAAACAGAACGAGACATATGTTAGCGACCCTTCTTCTTCGCGTGACGCGAACGCAGGATGTACTGGTCCGTCTTCTTGTTGACGCGCGTGCGCTTGCCCTTGGTGGGCTTGCCCCACGGCGTAACCGGATGACGGCCACCCGAGGTGCGGCCTTCACCACCACCGTGCGGGTGGTCGATCGGGTTCATCGCGACACCGCGGACGGTCGGACGAACACCCATGTGGCGCTTACGACCGGCTTTACCGAGGTTCTGGTTCGAGTGGTCGGCGTTCGACACGGCACCGATGGTCGCCATGCATTCCTGACGCACGAGGCGCAGTTCGCCCGACGAAAGACGCAGCTGAGCGTAGCCGCCGTCACGACCGACGAACTGGGCGTAGGTGCCCGCGGCGCGTGCGATCTGGCCACCCTTGCCGGGCTTCAGTTCGACGTTGTGGACGATGGTACCGATCGGCATGCCCGAGAACGGCATCGCGTTGCCCGGCTTGACGTCGTGACGCGAGCCCGAAACGACCTTGTCACCAACAGCGAGACGCTGGGGTGCGAGGATGTAGGCCTGCTCACCATCTTCATAATTGATCAGCGCGATGAAGGCGGTCCGGTTCGGATCGTATTCGATCCGCTCGACGGTGCCATGAACATCGAACTTGCGACGCTTGAAATCGACGATGCGGTAGAGACGCTTCGCGCCACCACCCTTGTGCCACATCGTGATCCGCCCGGTGTTGTTCCGGCCACCCGACTTGGTCAAACCCTCAGTGAGGGCTTTGACCGGACGGCCTTTCCAAAGCTCCGAACGGTCGATCAGAACCAGCCCACGCTGGCCCGGCGTCGTCGGCTTATACGACTTGAGTGCCATGCTTTCTGTCTTCCGTTGGTTTGCGGCGAGTTGCCTCGCCTGTCTGTGTGTATAGGGCCCCGAAGGTCCCCGAATTCAAAAATCACGGGCCCCGGAACGAATCCGAGGCCGCGAGACTGGCGCGATGTAGCAGGCTTATGGGGGTGAGTCTATAGCCTTGGCCTGTTTTTACACGCGATGGCCCAAGCAACTGGCGCTTCGCGGTCCGGGCAGGCAAAATGGCCCCCGAGGCAGACGACATAACAGGAGAAAATCGATGCGTCCAACCCGAGCAATTCTGCTCGCCGCTCCGCTCTGCGCGGCAGCCACCCTCGCCACCCCGACCCTCGCCGACGCGTGGCGCGGCACCTATGAGGTCGCCGGGGTGAAGGGGCAGGACATGCTGAAACTGCGCGCAGGCCCCGGCACCGGCTACAAGGTAATCCTGGGGCTTCCCAACGGCGCAATCGTCCATGTGCGCAGCTGCGAGCGCAGCGGCAATACCCGCTGGTGCAACGTCTCGCTCGACGTCGCGCGCAACCTGCGCGGCTATGTCTCTGAGAGCTACCTGCGGGAGAAGTGAGTGGTGGGCGCTGCCCGGGCTGGCCACCCGGGCGCCCCATAAGAGGCAAGCCCCTAATCCAACTCCGCAAACGAAAAGGCCCCCGCGATCACGAGGGCCTTTCCAATGTCTCGGTCGTACCGGATTACAGGCCGGTGGTGACGTCGATCGTGTTGCCTTCTTCCAGCGTCACGTAGGCTTTCTTGAAGTCCGAGCGACGGCCGGGGGTGCCCCGGAAGCGCTTGGTCTTGCCCTTGGTGATGGTGGTGTTGACCGCCTTCACCTTGACGCCGAAGAGAGTCTCGACAGCTTCTTTGATCTGCGGCTTCGAAGCGTCTTTCGCCACTTCGAAAACAACAGCGCCGTTCTCCGAGGCCATTGTGGCCTTCTCGGTGATGACCGGCTTGACGATCACGTCGTAATGTTCGGGTTTCGCGCTCATTTCAGACGAGCCTCCAGAGCTTCGACACCCGCCTTCGTGAGCACGAGCGTGTCACGCTTGAGGATGTCATACACGTTGGCGCCCATCGAAGGCAGCACATCGATGCCGTCGATGTTGCGCGCGGCTTGGGCGAAGTTCTCGTTCACCTCGGCCCCGTCGATCACCAGCACCTTCTTCCAGCCCAGCTCCTTGGCGGCTTTCGCCAGCAGCTTGGTCTTGGCTTCGGCGAGCTGCGCGTCCTCCAGGACGATCAGTTTGCCAGCGGCGGCTTTCGACGACAGCGCGTGCTTCAGACCTAGAGCCCGGAACTTCTTGGGCAGGTCATGAGCGTGGCTGCGCGGGGTCGGACCCTTGTAGACACCACCCTTGCGGAAGATCGGCGCCTTGCGGGAACCGTGACGTGCGCCACCGGTGCCCTTCTGACGGTAGATCTTCTTGGTCGAGTAGCTGACCTCCGAGCGGGTGAGAACCGAGTGGGTGCCCTGCTGAGCCTTCGCGCGCTGCCAGCGCACGACGCGATGCAGGATGTCCGCACGCGGCTCGAGCCCGAAGATCTCGTCGGCGAGGTCAATCGAACCGGCCTTGCCGGCGTCGAGCTTGATCACATCGAGTTTCATTCTTTGTCTCCTTCGGGCGCTTCGCCGCCGTCTTCGCCTTTATCGGCTTCGATCGACGCTTCGGCTTCCTTCAGCGCGGCAGCTTCCTGAGCGGCCTGCTCCTCGGCGAGACGCTGAGCTTCGGCTTCGGCCTCGGCGGCAGCGGCGGCAGCGGCTTCTTCGGCAGCTTTCGCAGCGGCTTCGGCAGCCGACTTCAGCGCGGCGGGGTAGATGATGTTCTCGGAAAGCGGCTTCTTGACCGCATCCTTGACCGTCACCCAGCCACCTTTGGCGCCCGGAACCGAACCCTTGACCATGATCAGGCCACGGTCGGCATCGGTCTTGACGACCTGAAGGTTCTGGGTCGTGACACGGACGGCACCGAGGTGACCGGCCATCTTCTTGCCCTTGAACACTTTACCCGGGTCCTGACACTGGCCGGTCGAACCGTGCGAGCGGTGCGAGATCGACACGCCGTGCGTGGCGCGCAGACCGCCGAAGTTGTGACGCTTCATCGCACCGGCGAAACCCTTACCGATCGAGGTGCCCGCGATATCCACGAACTGACCTTCGAAATAGTGGTTCGCGGTGATTTCCTCGCCCACTTCGATCAGATTTTCTTCAGCGACGCGGAATTCCGCGACCTTGCGCTTCGGGGCGACATTGGCTTTCGCGAAGTGACCACGCAGGGCGGCGGTCGTACGCTTGGCCTTGGCTTCACCAGCGCCGAGCTGAACGGCCGTGTAGCCGTCGGTCTCGGAAGTGCGCTGAGCCACCACCTGAAGCTTGTCGAGTTGGAGAACGGTCACAGGAACCTGCTTGCCGTCCTCAAGGAAGAGCCGGGTCATGCCCAGCTTCTTGGCGATAACACCAGTCCGCAGCATAATGCCCTCCTTACACCTTGATCTCGACGTCGACGCCCGCTGCGAGGTCGAGCTTCATCAGCGCGTCCACGGTCTGGGGGGTCGGATCGACGATGTCGAGAAGACGCTTATGCGTCCGGATTTCCCACTGGTCGCGCGACTTCTTGTCGATGTGCGGACCACGCAGAACCGTGAATTTCTCGATCTTGTTCGGGAGCGGGATGGGCCCGCGAACCTGGGCACCCGTGCGCTTCGCGGTGTTCACGATTTCCTGGGTGCTGGCGTCCAGCACGCGGTAATCGAACGCCTTGAGCCGGATGCGGATATTTTGGCCGGTCATATGTCATGCCTCTTCGCATGGCGTGAAGGTTGAGAGGCAGACGGCACCGAATGTAGCGCCTGCATCGAACCTATAAATCTTGGCAGATCAGGCGCGTCCTCTATGGCGTCACCCTGAGTCTGTCAAGAGCGAATGGCGCGCCTTTCGGCGCACCATTCAGATTCTTTCCAACTGTCGTTTTCGGGACCCCGGAGTGGGCCCCGAAACCACCGATCACTCGATGATTTTCGACACCACGCCGGCGCCGACGGTGCGGCCGCCTTCGCGGATTGCGAAGCGCAGACCGTCTTCCATCGCGATCGGAGCGATCAGTTCGACTTCGAACTTCAGATTGTCGCCCGGCATCACCATCTCGGTGCCCTCGGGCAGCGTCACGGTGCCGGTCACGTCCGTCGTGCGGAAGTAGAACTGCGGACGGTAGTTCGCGAAGAACGGGGTGTGACGGCCACCTTCCTCTTTGGTGAGGATGTAGGCTTCAGCTTCGAACTTCGTGTGCGGCTTCACCGAACCCGGCTTGCACAGAACCTGACCACGCTCGACGCCGTCACGGTCGATGCCGCGCAGCAGCGCGCCGATGTTGTCGCCAGCTTCACCACGGTCCAGCAGCTTGCGGAACATCTCGACGCCCGTGCAGGTCGTCTTCGAGGTGTCGCGGATGCCCACGATTTCCAGTTCGTCGCCGACGTTGATCACGCCACGCTCGACGCGGCCGGTCACAACCGTACCACGACCCGAGATCGAGAACACGTCTTCGATCGGCATCAGGAAGGGCTGGTCCACGGCGCGCTCCGGCGTCGGGATGTAGCTGTCGACAGCTTCCATCAGCGCACGGATCGAGTTCTCGCCGATTTCCGGATCACGGCCTTCCATCGCGGCCAGAGCCGAACCCTTGATGATCGGGATATCGTCGCCGGGGAAGTCGTAGGACGACAGAAGTTCACGAACTTCCATTTCCACGAGCTCGAGCAGCTCCTCGTCGTCGACCTGGTCAACCTTGTTCAGGTACACGACCATCGCCGGGATGCCGACCTGGCGGCCGAGCAGGATGTGCTCGCGCGTCTGCGGCATCGGGCCGTCAGCTGCGTTCACGACCAGGATCGCGCCGTCCATCTGCGCGGCACCCGTGATCATGTTCTTCACGTAGTCGGCGTGGCCGGGGCAGTCGACGTGCGCGTAGTGACGCGACTCGGTCTCGTACTCCACGTGCGCGGTCGAGATCGTGATGCCGCGGGCTTTCTCTTCCGGCGCGCCGTCGATCTGGTCATACGCGCGGAAATCACCGAAATACTTCGTGATCGCAGCCGTCAGCGTCGTCTTGCCGTGGTCAACGTGGCCAATCGTGCCGATGTTGACGTGCGGTTTGTTACGTTCAAACTTTTCCTTTGCCATGATGGCCTCCTGTCAGTGCGTTGGGTGGGAAAGGCGCCGGGTCTCCCCGGCGCGCGTCCCTTACGCGTATTTCTTCTGAATCTCGTCCGAGATGTTCTGCGGCACGGCTTCGTAATGGCTGAAGAGCATCGTGAAGACCGCACGGCCCGAGGACATCGAACGCAGGTTGTTGATGTAGCCGAACATGTTGGCGAGCGGCACGAAGGCGTTCACGACGACCGCGTTGCCGCGGGTGTCCTGACCTTGCACCTGGCCCCGACGCGAGGTCAGGTCGCCAATGATGCCACCGGTATATTCTTCCGGGGTCACCACTTCGACTTTCATCATCGGCTCGAGCAGCTTCGCGCCAGCCTTGCGCAGACCTTCACGCATCGCGGCACGCGACGCGATTTCGAAGGCGAGCACCGAGGAGTCGACGTCGTGGAATGCACCGTCAACCAGCGCAACCTTGAAGTCGATCACCGGGAAGCCTGCCAGCGGACCGGAGTCCATGACCGACTTGATGCCCTTTTCGACGCCCGGGATGTATTCCTTCGGAACAGCACCACCAACGATGCGGCTCTCGAACGAATAACCTTCGCCCGGCTCGGTCGGCGAGATCTCGAGCTTGACGCGCGCGAACTGACCGGTACCGCCGGTCTGCTTCTTGTGCGTGTAGTCGATCTCGGTCGCGTGGCTGATCGTCTCGCGATAGGCCACCTGCGGCGCACCGATATTCGCCTCGACCTTGAACTCGCGCTTCATGCGGTCGACCAGGATGTCGAGGTGAAGTTCGCCCATGCCCTTCATGATGGTCTGGCCCGACTCGAGGTCGGTTTCGACGCGGAAGGACGGGTCTTCGGCTGCCAGGCGCTGAAGGGCGAGGCCCATCTTTTCCTGGTCGGCTTTCGACTTCGGCTCCACGGCGATCTCGATCACCGGATCGGGGAAGGTCATCGTTTCGAGAACGACCTGGTTGTTCGGGTCGCACAGCGTGTCACCGGTGGTGGTCTCTTTGAGACCGGCCAGCGCGATGATGTCGCCCGCATAGGCTTCTTCGATCTCGGTCCGGTTGTTCGAGTGCATCATCATCATACGACCGATGCGCTCTTTACGACCTTTGGTCGAGTTCAGGATCGAGTCGCCCTTCTTCAGCGTGCCCGAGTAGAGGCGCGTGAAGGTGAGCGAACCCACGAAGGGGTCGTTCATGATCTTGAACGCGAGACCCGACAGGGGCTCTTCGTCCGAGGCATGACGTGCGATGTTGCGGGTTTCCGTCTCGTCGTCCGGCGAGAAGCCCATGTAGGCGGGCACGTCGAGCGGCGAGGGCAGGAAGTCGACCACGGCGTTGAGCAGCGGCTGGACACCCTTGTTCTTGAAGGCCGAACCACCGAGAACCGGAACGAAGGACAGCGACAGCGTGCCCTTGCGGATCAGGTTGCGCAGCGTCGGGATATCGGGCTCTTCGCCTTCGAGATAGGCCATCATCGCGTCGTCGTCTTGCTCGACGGCGTTCTCGATGAGGTGCGAACGCCATTCGTCCGCGGTCGCCTTCAGATCGTCACGGATCGGCTGACGCACCCAGGCAGCGCCCAGATCTTCGCCTTTCCAGACCCACTCTTCCATGGTGACCAGGTCGACGATGCCTTCGAGTTGATCTTCGGCACCGATCGGGAAGTTCACCGGAACCGGAGTCGCACCGGTGCGGTCCTTGATCATCTTCACGCAGTTGAAGAAGTCCGCGCCGATCTTGTCCATCTTGTTGACGAAGACGAGGCGCGGAACCTTGTAGCGGTCAGCCTGACGCCACACGGTCTCGGTCTGCGGCTCAACACCGGCGTTCCCGTCGAGCAGCGCGACAGCGCCGTCGAGCACGGCCAGCGAACGCTCCACCTCGATGGTGAAGTCGACGTGGCCGGGGGTGTCGATGATGTTCATACGGAACTTGGTATCATCCGTACCTTCGGCGGTCGGATCTTCCTGCCACTGCCAGAAAGTCGTGGTAGCTGCCGAGGTGATGGTGATGCCGCGCTCGGCCTCTTGCTCCATCCAGTCCATGGTAGCAGCACCGTCGTGCACTTCGCCGATCTTGTGCGACTTGCCGGTGTAGAACAGGATGCGCTCGGTCGTCGTGGTTTTACCAGCGTCGATATGCGCCATGATCCCGAAGTTGCGATAACGCTTTAGGGGATATTCGCGAGCCATGGTGGCGTCCTTCCGTTATTACCAGCGATAATGGCTGAACGCTTTGTTCGCGTCGGCCATCTTGTGGGTGTCTTCGCGCTTCTTGACCGCGGAACCACGCGAGTTCACGGCATCGAGGAGTTCGCCGGCGAGGCGCTCTTCCATGGTGTTCTCGTTGCGGGACTTGGCGGCAGCGATGAGCCAGCGGATGGCCAGCGCTTCGCGGCGGGTCGGGCGCACCTCGACCGGAACCTGATAGGTGGCACCACCCACACGACGCGAACGCACTTCGACCGAAGGCTTCACGTTGTCGAGGGCTTCGTGGAACACCTCGATGGGCTCACGCTTGAGCTTGCCCTCAACGCGGTTGAGCGCGTTGTAGACGATTTTCTCGGCGGCGGACTTCTTGCCGTCGATCATCAGGTTGTTCATGAATTTGGTCAGCACGCGATCGCCATATTTGGCGTCGGGCAGGACTTCGCGCTTCTCAGCGGCGTGACGACGAGACATCTCGAGATCTCCTTACTTCGGACGCTTCGCGCCGTATTTCGAACGGCGTTGACGACGGTCTTTAACACCTTGCGTATCGAGCACACCGCGCAGGATGTGGTAACGAACGCCCGGAAGGTCTTTCACACGGCCGCCACGAATGAGCACAACGGAGTGCTCCTGGAGGTTGTGCTTCTCGCCCGGGATGTAGGAGATGACCTCGAAGCCATTCGTCAGGCGCACCTTGGCAACCTTACGCATAGCGGAGTTCGGTTTCTTCGGCGTCGTAGTGTAGACGCGCGTGCACACGCCACGCTTTTGCGGGCATTCTTGGAGGTGCTGCGACTTAGAGCGCTTCACCTTGGGCTGCCGCGGTTTGCGGATCAGCTGTTGGATCGTCGGCATTCGGTTCCCCGTTCTGCTGTCAATACTCGCCCCGTTTCCGGAGGCGCCACTTCTCGACGCGTTTCCGCGCGGATTCGCGAAAACGCCAAATCGCATTCCTCCCCGGCCCGAGGACCGCGGCGAATGCGTTGAATTCCAGAGGATCGGGGCGAAGGCCCGGATCATGACCACTAGAAATCGGCGACCCTTCGGGCAGACTTCACCCGTCAGGTAGCGCGGCGTATAGGGGGAGTCGTCTGGGTTGTCAACTCTCGCGCCGGGCCTCGCCGCGCACTTGCGCCACAAGCCGCGCGCCCCACCCTGCGAAGAGGATTCCCCAGAGCAGCCAGGCCACCGTAAGGCTTACCAGTCCGGCGAAATAGGTGTCGGACAGAAAGTGCCGTCCGGTGCCGATCCGCTGCACGATGATGAAGACCGCGACGAAGACGCCGACTGCGCGCAGATAGAGCACGCCCCAGCGTGGCAGGTGCGCCCGCCACAGCTCTGCGCCGAGCCATATCAGCAGCCCCAGCGCAACTGCCGCCGCGACCTCGCCCGACACGAACGAGCAGTTCCGCGAGCATTGATCGGTGAAGGTGCCCGGCAGGCTGAAGTGATGCGCGCCGCCGAATAGATCAACATTCGCAGGTCGCGCTCGCCCGGAATTCGCCTTCAGCACGCCGTTC
It includes:
- the rpsJ gene encoding 30S ribosomal protein S10: MTGQNIRIRLKAFDYRVLDASTQEIVNTAKRTGAQVRGPIPLPNKIEKFTVLRGPHIDKKSRDQWEIRTHKRLLDIVDPTPQTVDALMKLDLAAGVDVEIKV
- the tuf gene encoding elongation factor Tu; the protein is MAKEKFERNKPHVNIGTIGHVDHGKTTLTAAITKYFGDFRAYDQIDGAPEEKARGITISTAHVEYETESRHYAHVDCPGHADYVKNMITGAAQMDGAILVVNAADGPMPQTREHILLGRQVGIPAMVVYLNKVDQVDDEELLELVEMEVRELLSSYDFPGDDIPIIKGSALAAMEGRDPEIGENSIRALMEAVDSYIPTPERAVDQPFLMPIEDVFSISGRGTVVTGRVERGVINVGDELEIVGIRDTSKTTCTGVEMFRKLLDRGEAGDNIGALLRGIDRDGVERGQVLCKPGSVKPHTKFEAEAYILTKEEGGRHTPFFANYRPQFYFRTTDVTGTVTLPEGTEMVMPGDNLKFEVELIAPIAMEDGLRFAIREGGRTVGAGVVSKIIE
- the fusA gene encoding elongation factor G yields the protein MAREYPLKRYRNFGIMAHIDAGKTTTTERILFYTGKSHKIGEVHDGAATMDWMEQEAERGITITSAATTTFWQWQEDPTAEGTDDTKFRMNIIDTPGHVDFTIEVERSLAVLDGAVALLDGNAGVEPQTETVWRQADRYKVPRLVFVNKMDKIGADFFNCVKMIKDRTGATPVPVNFPIGAEDQLEGIVDLVTMEEWVWKGEDLGAAWVRQPIRDDLKATADEWRSHLIENAVEQDDDAMMAYLEGEEPDIPTLRNLIRKGTLSLSFVPVLGGSAFKNKGVQPLLNAVVDFLPSPLDVPAYMGFSPDDETETRNIARHASDEEPLSGLAFKIMNDPFVGSLTFTRLYSGTLKKGDSILNSTKGRKERIGRMMMMHSNNRTEIEEAYAGDIIALAGLKETTTGDTLCDPNNQVVLETMTFPDPVIEIAVEPKSKADQEKMGLALQRLAAEDPSFRVETDLESGQTIMKGMGELHLDILVDRMKREFKVEANIGAPQVAYRETISHATEIDYTHKKQTGGTGQFARVKLEISPTEPGEGYSFESRIVGGAVPKEYIPGVEKGIKSVMDSGPLAGFPVIDFKVALVDGAFHDVDSSVLAFEIASRAAMREGLRKAGAKLLEPMMKVEVVTPEEYTGGIIGDLTSRRGQVQGQDTRGNAVVVNAFVPLANMFGYINNLRSMSSGRAVFTMLFSHYEAVPQNISDEIQKKYA
- the rpsG gene encoding 30S ribosomal protein S7, with the translated sequence MSRRHAAEKREVLPDAKYGDRVLTKFMNNLMIDGKKSAAEKIVYNALNRVEGKLKREPIEVFHEALDNVKPSVEVRSRRVGGATYQVPVEVRPTRREALAIRWLIAAAKSRNENTMEERLAGELLDAVNSRGSAVKKREDTHKMADANKAFSHYRW
- the rpsL gene encoding 30S ribosomal protein S12, with product MPTIQQLIRKPRQPKVKRSKSQHLQECPQKRGVCTRVYTTTPKKPNSAMRKVAKVRLTNGFEVISYIPGEKHNLQEHSVVLIRGGRVKDLPGVRYHILRGVLDTQGVKDRRQRRSKYGAKRPK
- a CDS encoding phosphatase PAP2 family protein — its product is MSFAVRLLLAAWIGGFLLFRLVPELDLGTAGLFYRAGEGFTVITNPLWEWLRQRIWDISIVLFVVSLVAWPWAGLRHRTVLRLPARIWAFICLLYLLGPIVVVNGVLKANSGRARPANVDLFGGAHHFSLPGTFTDQCSRNCSFVSGEVAAAVALGLLIWLGAELWRAHLPRWGVLYLRAVGVFVAVFIIVQRIGTGRHFLSDTYFAGLVSLTVAWLLWGILFAGWGARLVAQVRGEARRES